The Alphaproteobacteria bacterium LSUCC0719 genome includes the window GCCAGCCCAAGTTGGGTAATGGTATCCGCCGCTGAATCACGTGCCTGCTGGCGGGTCATATGCTGGCGCTGGCGTAACCGGAAGGTCACATTCTCCCAGATGGGCAGCGAGTCAAACAGCGCCCCGAACTGGAATGTCATGCCAAAGCGCTGGCGTATGGTTTCCAGCTGCTGGCGACTGGCATTGATCATTTCCTCGCCATCGACCCGGATCGATCCGCCATCTGCCTGTATCAGCCCCAGCAGGCATTTCAGTGTCACCGACTTGCCGCATCCCGAGGTGCCGATAATGGCCAGTGATTCCTTGGCTGCCACCTCAAGATCGATACCGCGAAGCACTTTCTTGTCGCCAAAGGATTTGGTCACGCCCTGCATGACGATCTTTGGTTGGGTGTCTGTGTTCGTGGCTGTCATCTGTTCATCATCCGAAAAACAGCGCTGTGACGATATAGTTGGCGATCAGGATCAGAATTGATGCCGACACGACAGCGTTGGTGGTCGCCCGGCCAACGCCTTCGGCACCGCGCCCGGAATGATAGCCATGATAGCATCCCATAAGCGCAATCAGGAAGCCGAACACGGCGGCTTTCACCAGACCCAGCGTCACATCCGAAATTTCGAGATATTCCAGGGTCCGGCTGAGATAGATCGACGGGTTGAAACCAAGCCTGTAGACGCCGACCAGATAGCCGCCAAACACCCCGATCATATCGCCGATCAGCACCAGAAACGGAAGACATACCGTTCCGGCAACAATGCGCGGGGCGACAAGATACTGCATCGGGCGGGTCGACAGCGTGTCCAGCGCGTCGATCTGGTCGGTAACCCGCATGGTGCCGATTTCCGCCGCCATTGAAGCGCCGATCCGTCCGGCCACCATCAATCCGGCAAGAACCGGGCCCAGCTCGCGGGTGACCGAAAGCACAACAACGGTGGCCACCGTGTCTTCAGCCGAAAAGCGGGCAAAACCGGTATAGGATTGCAGCGCCAGCACCATCCCGGAGAACAGCGTGGTCAGCCCCAC containing:
- a CDS encoding ABC transporter ATP-binding protein — its product is MTATNTDTQPKIVMQGVTKSFGDKKVLRGIDLEVAAKESLAIIGTSGCGKSVTLKCLLGLIQADGGSIRVDGEEMINASRQQLETIRQRFGMTFQFGALFDSLPIWENVTFRLRQRQHMTRQQARDSAADTITQLGLATHVIDQFPAELSGGMQKRVALARAIADKPEFLLFDEPTSGLDPITGGVIDRLIIDSVNRLGATAMTISHDMASVRRIADKVAMVHNGVIIWCGPASEMDNSGVEEVHQFVHGLADGPLTLAAQAEARRG
- a CDS encoding MlaE family ABC transporter permease; amino-acid sequence: MIGFLQNIGRTTLAFLAAIGRLTLFTLAAIRWTFLPPYYLRQLGRQIIDIGYFSLPVVGLTTLFSGMVLALQSYTGFARFSAEDTVATVVVLSVTRELGPVLAGLMVAGRIGASMAAEIGTMRVTDQIDALDTLSTRPMQYLVAPRIVAGTVCLPFLVLIGDMIGVFGGYLVGVYRLGFNPSIYLSRTLEYLEISDVTLGLVKAAVFGFLIALMGCYHGYHSGRGAEGVGRATTNAVVSASILILIANYIVTALFFG